DNA from Amorphoplanes friuliensis DSM 7358:
CGACTCGCCCCGTACCCGCATCCCGGCCGGCTCGGTCGGCCTCGCGGGCCGTTTCTCAGGCATCTACCCGAACGACAGCCCCGGCGGCTGGCAGCTCATCGGCACCACCACAGCACGCATGTGGGACCTGGGTCGCCCGGAGCCCGCTCTGCTCGTACCCGGAGTAAAAGTGATCTTCAAGGCGGTGTCCCGATGACGGTGACCATCATCCGGCCCGGCCCCCTCACGGTCCTCAAGGACGAAGGCCGCCCAGGCCACGCCGCCCAGGGCGTCGCCCCCTCGGGCGCGGTGGACCGCACGGCCTACGCCCGCGCCAACACCCTGGTCGGCAACCCACCCGGCCTGGCCGCCCTGGAATGCACCCTGGGCGGGCTCCGCGTCCGCTTCGACGAACCAGCCACGGTGGTCCTGACCGGCACCGACGCGGTGCTATCGGTGGACGGCGCCCGCGCCGGGGCCGAAGAAGTCCTCACGGTGCCCGCGGGCGCTGTCGTCTCGGTGACGATGCCGCGGCGGGGGCTGCGGAGCTACCTGGCGGTCCGGGGCGGGTTTGCTGTCGAACCGGTTCTGGGCTCGCGTTCGACGGACCAGCTCGCCGGGGTCGGCCCCGCCAAGCCTGCCGCCGGCGACACCCTCCCGATCGGGCCCACCCCCGCCTTTGCCACTACCTTTGCCGACCCCACCCTTACCGACCCTGCCCCGACCGATGCGGCCTCGATCAGCCCAGGGGCGGCCGGCGCCACCCGGATCAGCTCCGCCGAGCCGGCCAGCGACAATCCGCGTCCAGCCGCCCCTGCCACCCAAACAGGCGGCCACACCGGCCCGGCCGATGTCTCCACCCAACCACCCACCAACGCCTCTGGGCGGCCCAACATCCTTGAAGTTGGGCACCGCCCAACCGATCCCGCGCCCCAAACCGGCAACCACAATCACCCGGCCGACCCCGCTGCCCAATCCGGTCTGGGTGATTCCGCCGCCCAACCACCCACCACCGCCGGCCCAAGCGATCAACTTGGGCGGGCAAGCGACGGCGCCGGGTCGGAGGGGGCGTTGGAGGTTGATCTGGGGCCGCGCGACGACTGGTTCACCGGCGAGGCGGTGGAGACGTTCTTGAGTGCGGAGTTCACCGTTTCCCCGGCCAGCGACGCGGTCGGGCTGCGGCTCACCGGGCCGGCGCTGACCCGGTCACGCAGCGCCGAGCTGCCCAGCGAAGGCGTGGTGAGGGGTTCGGTCCAGGTCCCGCCGGACGGGCATCCCATCATCTTCCAGGCCGATCATCCCGTCACCGGCGGCTATCCGGTGATCGCCGTGCTGACGCCGGAGGCTGCTGACCGGGCGGCGCAGGCCCGGCCCGGTGCGAAGGTCCGGTTCCGGGTCGCGCCCGATTGAGGGCGGCGGCGGTACGGCTGATTGACTGAGCTGGTGACGACGGTGGAGAAGCCGGGTTCGGCGGCCAGGGCGGTGGAGCGGCTGCGGAATTCG
Protein-coding regions in this window:
- a CDS encoding biotin-dependent carboxyltransferase family protein, which translates into the protein MTVTIIRPGPLTVLKDEGRPGHAAQGVAPSGAVDRTAYARANTLVGNPPGLAALECTLGGLRVRFDEPATVVLTGTDAVLSVDGARAGAEEVLTVPAGAVVSVTMPRRGLRSYLAVRGGFAVEPVLGSRSTDQLAGVGPAKPAAGDTLPIGPTPAFATTFADPTLTDPAPTDAASISPGAAGATRISSAEPASDNPRPAAPATQTGGHTGPADVSTQPPTNASGRPNILEVGHRPTDPAPQTGNHNHPADPAAQSGLGDSAAQPPTTAGPSDQLGRASDGAGSEGALEVDLGPRDDWFTGEAVETFLSAEFTVSPASDAVGLRLTGPALTRSRSAELPSEGVVRGSVQVPPDGHPIIFQADHPVTGGYPVIAVLTPEAADRAAQARPGAKVRFRVAPD